One genomic segment of Helianthus annuus cultivar XRQ/B chromosome 14, HanXRQr2.0-SUNRISE, whole genome shotgun sequence includes these proteins:
- the LOC110905949 gene encoding probable mitochondrial saccharopine dehydrogenase-like oxidoreductase At5g39410 yields MAPLYDIVIFGASGFTGKHVLKEALKFLSPNSPLTSLALAGRSSSKLTETLKWASKTHPTIPILVADTSDPPSLRRMASQAKLVLNCVGPFRLHSEPVVDACVEAGCDYLDICGEPEFMERMEAVYYERAVEMGSLVVSACGFDSLPAELGLMFNLKQWVSPKVPNRVQAYVSLESGKGLVANFATFESAVLGTSNADKLAKLRRSARRRARLSIPGYAPPKGPLIEHQKKLGLWAVKLPSADATVVRRSLSILTNNPSGLQGVSEDPTHAVTRAAFWSNIKPAHFVVKIGTKNLAGILRYIAVGLSIGLLGRFSLGKWLLLNFPWIFSLGLFKKNGPTDEEIASASFKMWFLGHGFSDASHVSDKPNTEIITRVMGPEIGYVTTPIILVQCALTVLKHRGDLPKGGVFPPGIVFGPTDLQDRLQENGISFDVVSKSYI; encoded by the exons ATGGCACCACTTTACGACATCGTAATCTTCGGCGCATCCGGTTTCACCGGAAAACACGTACTCAAAGAAGCCCTCAAGTTTCTTTCACCCAACTCACCTCTCACCTCACTAGCTTTAGCCGGTAGAAGCTCTTCCAAACTCACCGAAACCTTGAAATGGGCCTCCAAAACCCACCCCACCATCCCCATCCTTGTTGCGGACACTTCTGACCCACCATCTCTCCGCCGCATGGCTTCACAAGCTAAGCTCGTACTCAACTGCGTCGGCCCGTTTCGTCTACACAGTGAGCCCGTTGTTGATGCATGTGTTGAAGCGGGCTGCGACTACTTGGATATTTGTGGCGAACCGGAGTTTATGGAGAGGATGGAAGCGGTTTATTATGAGAGGGCGGTAGAGATGGGTAGTttggtggtttcggcttgtgggTTTGATTCGCTTCCGGCTGAGTTGGGGTTGATGTTCAATTTGAAGCAGTGGGTTTCGCCTAAGGTGCCTAACCGGGTTCAAGCGTACGTGAGTCTTGAGTCGGGGAAAGGGCTTGTGGCTAATTTTGCCACGTTTGAGTCGGCGGTTTTGGGGACGAGTAATGCTGATAAGTTGGCTAAGTTGCGACGGTCTGCACGTAGAAGAGCTCGACTTTCG ATTCCTGGTTATGCTCCTCCTAAAGGACCACTCATAGAACATCAAAAAAAGCTCGGACTCTGGGCCGTGAAACTCCCATCCGCCGATGCAACTGTCGTTAGAAGATCACTCTCAATACTCACAAACAACCCCAGTGGCCTTCAAGGAGTCAGTGAGGATCCTACACATGCAGTAACACGTGCAGCTTTTTGGTCAAACATTAAACCTGCCCATTTTGTAGTAAAGATTGGCACCAAGAATCTTGCGGGAATCCTCCGATACATCGCAGTAGGGTTATCGATTGGGCTGCTGGGAAGGTTCTCTCTTGGGAAGTGGCTTCTGCTGAATTTCCCGTGGATTTTCAGCCTAGGCCTTTTCAAGAAGAATGGCCCGACCGATGAGGAGATAGCCAGCGCAAGCTTTAAGATGTGGTTCTTGGGCCATGGGTTCAGTGATGCCAGTCATGTTTCTGACAAGCCGAATACAGAAATCATTACAAGAGTCATGGGGCCTGAGATTGGGTATGTCACAACACCGATCATTTTGGTACAATGTGCACTGACAGTTTTAAAACATCGCGGGGATCTACCAAAAGGCGGTGTTTTTCCTCCAGGGATCGTTTTCGGTCCAACTGATCTTCAGGATCGGTTGCAAGAGAATGGTATTTCGTTTGACGTGGTTTCAAAGAGTTATATATGA